A genomic segment from Candidatus Flexicrinis proximus encodes:
- a CDS encoding sugar ABC transporter permease, with the protein MKVASVQPKPSRLEGLGRWAFVLPVLIINLVVVVIPSIAGLGVAFTDWTGYNSPSFIGLANFQRLFQDEVFFIALKNNLVWTAMFLTAPIAVGLMGAYILSTVKKGQMIFRVLYFIPYVVASVVSSQLWRQLLHPRVGIGPLLADMGITFLDFPIFGTRETALLAVAFVDAWHFWGFLVVIYLSAMSAVDTELYEVARLDGATRFQQFRFVTLPSIRPTLVFTILMIIIWSSTTFDYIYMLTSGGPNHATEVMSTYLYDNAFNRFDAGYAATIGMMMSIWVALAVAGFVYLRRRGWEI; encoded by the coding sequence ATGAAGGTTGCTTCTGTGCAGCCAAAACCTAGCCGCCTCGAAGGCCTTGGTCGATGGGCATTCGTCCTCCCAGTCCTGATTATCAACCTGGTTGTAGTGGTCATCCCGTCGATCGCCGGCCTCGGAGTCGCGTTCACCGACTGGACGGGATACAACTCGCCGAGCTTCATAGGACTAGCCAATTTCCAACGTCTCTTTCAGGACGAAGTCTTCTTCATCGCGCTCAAGAACAACCTCGTCTGGACCGCCATGTTTCTTACGGCCCCGATTGCTGTAGGCCTTATGGGGGCATATATCCTTTCAACCGTAAAAAAAGGGCAAATGATTTTTCGGGTACTCTATTTTATCCCGTATGTGGTCGCCAGCGTCGTCAGTTCTCAACTATGGCGTCAGCTTCTGCACCCGCGCGTAGGTATCGGCCCACTGTTGGCGGATATGGGGATCACGTTTCTGGACTTCCCGATCTTTGGGACTCGGGAAACGGCGCTGTTAGCCGTCGCTTTCGTGGATGCCTGGCACTTCTGGGGCTTCCTTGTGGTGATCTATCTGTCGGCGATGTCCGCCGTCGATACCGAACTGTACGAAGTCGCGCGTCTTGATGGAGCAACCCGATTCCAGCAGTTCCGCTTTGTCACCCTGCCCAGCATTCGACCCACGCTGGTATTCACCATCCTGATGATCATCATCTGGTCGTCGACGACTTTCGACTATATCTACATGTTGACCAGTGGTGGCCCAAATCATGCCACGGAGGTGATGTCCACCTACCTCTATGACAACGCCTTTAACCGGTTTGACGCCGGATATGCAGCGACCATCGGAATGATGATGAGTATCTGGGTTGCCCTGGCCGTGGCGGGCTTTGTTTACTTGAGAAGACGCGGATGGGAGATCTAG
- a CDS encoding extracellular solute-binding protein — translation MSKKSALLLLMAVLLLLVGTAVAQDNVVTVTWWMEDYIDIDQINETLVNPFNAEHPGIQLVVTPQVELNNTLRTALASGEAPDILQTPGASFIAEFLKSGLIMNLQDAAVANGWEEKLLPWAYQSGILEGGLYSIPLTYESMVMLYNKTVFEQNGWTPPTNLAEFEAVSEAAIAAGINPLSYGNLRSQPNNEHLVGIYLNNYAGPENVYKALIGEKSWTDPEFAEAIALLKTHIADNGWYSGSLETYFAYGWDEFWGEFSTGGAAMMFIGTWGFRGATEFFAETEYDWDWAPLPVFSEGAGEYNYELATGSTLSVNAESENPEAVITVLDWLMSDPARVLTIASGYGYGEYMIPLHFTAEDFPADADPRIVRFFSDFAAVTGEGRVGYTTWTFWPADPNIQLWESVEGVWFDELSVEDYLAEQQALWEQARADGATLPIPARQ, via the coding sequence ATGAGCAAGAAATCCGCTTTATTGCTGCTGATGGCTGTACTTTTGCTGCTTGTTGGGACGGCTGTCGCACAGGACAACGTCGTCACGGTGACATGGTGGATGGAAGATTATATCGACATTGACCAGATCAATGAGACACTCGTGAATCCGTTCAATGCCGAACACCCAGGTATCCAGCTTGTCGTCACGCCGCAGGTGGAACTCAACAACACCCTGCGCACCGCGCTGGCCTCGGGCGAGGCCCCGGACATCCTGCAGACCCCGGGCGCGTCATTCATCGCGGAGTTCCTGAAGTCTGGGTTGATCATGAATCTACAGGATGCGGCAGTCGCAAATGGATGGGAAGAGAAGCTGCTGCCCTGGGCGTATCAATCCGGAATTCTCGAGGGCGGGCTTTACAGCATCCCCCTGACCTATGAGAGCATGGTGATGCTGTACAACAAGACCGTGTTCGAACAGAACGGTTGGACTCCGCCGACCAATCTGGCCGAGTTCGAAGCCGTTTCCGAAGCCGCTATCGCCGCCGGCATCAACCCGCTGTCCTACGGTAACCTGCGCTCGCAGCCAAATAACGAACATCTGGTTGGAATTTACCTGAATAACTATGCCGGACCGGAAAACGTCTATAAGGCACTGATTGGCGAGAAGTCCTGGACCGACCCGGAATTCGCCGAAGCCATCGCCTTGCTCAAGACGCATATCGCCGACAACGGCTGGTACTCGGGCAGTCTCGAGACCTACTTTGCATATGGATGGGACGAATTCTGGGGTGAATTCTCGACTGGTGGCGCCGCCATGATGTTTATCGGCACCTGGGGTTTCCGCGGCGCGACGGAATTCTTCGCCGAAACCGAATACGACTGGGACTGGGCGCCGCTGCCAGTATTCTCGGAAGGCGCGGGCGAGTACAACTACGAACTGGCAACAGGCAGCACGCTGTCGGTAAACGCCGAGTCGGAGAATCCGGAAGCGGTCATCACGGTTCTCGATTGGCTGATGAGCGATCCGGCACGAGTGTTGACCATCGCCTCCGGCTACGGCTATGGCGAGTACATGATCCCGCTGCACTTCACGGCGGAAGACTTCCCTGCCGACGCCGATCCGCGGATCGTTCGTTTCTTCTCCGATTTTGCGGCAGTGACCGGGGAAGGCCGTGTCGGCTACACGACATGGACGTTCTGGCCGGCGGATCCGAATATCCAGTTGTGGGAGTCGGTCGAAGGCGTCTGGTTCGACGAACTGAGCGTTGAAGACTATCTTGCCGAACAACAGGCGCTCTGGGAACAGGCGCGTGCCGACGGCGCGACGCTGCCCATTCCGGCTCGTCAGTAG